A part of Pseudomonas sp. HR96 genomic DNA contains:
- a CDS encoding glutathione peroxidase, translating to MTQLLDIPCTTMTGEQKTLADFSGKALLVVNTASKCGFTPQYKGLEELWQRYREQGLVVLGFPCNQFGHQEPGDEGAISQFCELNYGVSFPLFKKVEVNGDQAHPLFVQLKERAPGLLGSKAIKWNFTKFLVGRDGQVVKRFAPATKPQDLGDEIEALLKV from the coding sequence ATGACCCAGTTGCTCGACATTCCCTGCACCACCATGACCGGCGAGCAGAAAACCCTCGCCGACTTCTCAGGCAAGGCCCTGCTGGTGGTCAACACCGCCAGCAAGTGCGGCTTCACCCCCCAGTACAAGGGGCTCGAAGAGCTCTGGCAGCGCTATCGCGAGCAAGGCCTGGTGGTGCTGGGCTTTCCCTGCAACCAGTTCGGCCATCAGGAGCCCGGCGACGAGGGCGCCATCTCGCAGTTCTGCGAGTTGAATTACGGCGTCAGCTTCCCGCTGTTCAAGAAGGTCGAGGTCAATGGCGACCAGGCGCATCCGCTGTTCGTCCAGCTCAAGGAGCGCGCGCCCGGGCTGCTGGGGTCCAAGGCAATCAAGTGGAACTTCACCAAGTTTCTGGTCGGCCGCGACGGCCAGGTGGTCAAGCGCTTTGCTCCGGCCACCAAGCCGCAGGACCTGGGCGACGAGATCGAGGCACTGCTCAAGGTCTGA
- a CDS encoding class I SAM-dependent methyltransferase, producing MEDVTWALQWMSLVASCPLAKGLNVMFNLVQVLNKCHEEMQGGIFSLGFNELLDSLNEYRLAVDEDTWLNQIVPTCRSHPITDILHQDPYTRRALDRPRGYAGDAVMMDYVYFQTPPHCTVAGKTVFSALTTSTNGDSVRWRRLHIADLIRDLAAKGSGLSVMSVACGHCREVQLLDLATLGKIARYVAADQDPLSIQVVQESTCAPVVVLHTSAKALAHDSSLQSFDFIYSAGLFDYLADRPAQALSQALWAKVKPGGKLLLANFTPDNCGRGYMGAFMDWELVVRTRNDMLKLLPRESVANSYRYFDPYRNVVYLQVIKA from the coding sequence ATGGAAGATGTCACCTGGGCTCTGCAGTGGATGAGCCTGGTCGCGTCCTGTCCACTAGCGAAAGGTTTGAACGTCATGTTTAACCTCGTTCAGGTGCTGAACAAATGTCACGAGGAGATGCAAGGCGGTATTTTCAGTCTTGGCTTCAACGAGCTGCTGGATTCCCTCAATGAGTATCGTCTCGCGGTAGACGAAGATACCTGGCTGAACCAGATAGTCCCGACCTGCCGATCTCATCCGATTACCGACATTCTTCATCAGGATCCCTATACCCGCCGGGCGCTGGACAGGCCCCGCGGGTATGCCGGGGATGCCGTGATGATGGACTATGTGTATTTCCAGACGCCGCCGCACTGCACCGTGGCCGGCAAAACGGTGTTTTCAGCGCTGACTACGAGCACCAATGGAGACAGCGTAAGATGGCGGCGGCTGCATATAGCTGACCTTATCCGCGACCTGGCCGCCAAAGGCTCGGGACTTTCGGTGATGAGCGTTGCCTGCGGGCACTGTCGAGAGGTTCAGTTGCTTGACCTCGCCACGCTAGGCAAGATTGCCCGATACGTCGCCGCGGACCAGGACCCGCTAAGCATTCAGGTCGTGCAGGAGAGTACCTGCGCGCCGGTAGTCGTACTTCACACTTCCGCCAAGGCACTTGCTCATGACAGCAGCCTGCAGAGCTTCGACTTCATTTACTCGGCAGGCCTGTTCGACTACCTGGCAGATCGTCCCGCTCAAGCGTTGAGCCAGGCTCTGTGGGCCAAGGTCAAGCCCGGCGGCAAATTGCTCCTGGCCAACTTTACACCGGACAACTGCGGGCGGGGCTATATGGGGGCATTCATGGACTGGGAGCTGGTAGTGCGCACGCGAAATGACATGCTCAAGCTCCTACCACGTGAATCGGTAGCAAACTCGTATCGTTATTTCGATCCCTATCGCAATGTCGTGTACCTGCAGGTCATCAAAGCCTGA
- a CDS encoding response regulator: protein MDIKFTHRLSYKQARLTVVVGFILGTLLSITQIWLDYASVHDAINRQMRALLDISHNPASRIAYNIDADLAHELVQGLLQSESIVGARLSDNEGVVLASVDRPREPSPYRWLSECLFGANLQYDEPLFLSFMPDDRLGTLHVDVDTLAIGTRFVQRAEITLLNGFLRSLILTGLLLLMFYTMLTKPLIKVIEALSSNDPHLPRPARLDYPPGHEHDEIGVLVKVANQQFISMSTEIQQRRTAENRLTEYLGELENIVSARTTELKASNSRLSQSNEELERARRTALDMAQARAAFLANMSHEIRTPLNGLLGMIALSLDSPLNGEQRQQLSIAHDSGKVLVELLNDILDLSKFDAGQLELERIPFDLGALVEDTANLLSQNAAPSVELTCLVDPHFPAMVLGDPTRVRQIVSNLLSNALKFTRFGRVDVRLSSRTGGVRIEVCDTGIGIAEEAQVKIFQPFTQAGAGITRQFGGTGLGLALTNNLCEAMKGRLTISSEAGFGSQFIADLPLPPHTPAHSLPKLQGSVIAVSAASSGLAELLGKLLPLWGVRYQRYDKDADLSGLTPDLLITDHLERLFEMRPTIRAPILLVTAYGNFLPTEQANAVMPLQQQARPLARNALYQALRRILMGEEGARSEGPSGQPPSPELRARILLVEDNPVNQLVAKGMLSKLGCEVTVAAHGGEALSELENGEFDLVLMDCNMPVMNGYEASRRIRQSGRWPQLPIVALTANAMPEERERCRAAGMSDYLSKPFRREELVTLIDQWVPLMSGQD, encoded by the coding sequence ATGGATATAAAATTCACCCACCGCCTGTCGTACAAGCAAGCCAGACTGACGGTTGTGGTCGGTTTTATTCTTGGCACGTTACTCAGTATCACGCAAATCTGGCTCGATTATGCCAGCGTCCACGATGCCATCAACCGCCAGATGCGCGCCCTGCTCGACATCAGCCACAATCCGGCGTCGCGCATCGCCTACAACATCGACGCCGACCTGGCCCACGAGCTGGTCCAGGGTCTGCTGCAATCGGAATCCATCGTCGGGGCGCGGCTCAGCGACAACGAAGGCGTGGTCCTGGCCAGTGTCGACCGGCCGCGCGAGCCCAGTCCCTATCGCTGGCTCAGCGAATGCCTGTTCGGCGCCAACCTGCAATATGACGAGCCGCTGTTTCTGAGCTTCATGCCGGACGACCGGCTCGGCACTTTGCACGTCGACGTCGACACCCTGGCCATTGGCACGCGCTTCGTCCAGCGCGCCGAGATCACCCTGCTCAACGGTTTTCTGCGCAGCTTGATCCTCACCGGGCTGCTGCTGTTGATGTTCTACACCATGCTCACCAAGCCGTTGATCAAGGTCATCGAGGCGCTGAGCAGCAATGACCCGCACCTGCCTCGCCCGGCCCGGCTGGACTACCCGCCCGGCCACGAGCACGACGAGATCGGCGTGCTGGTGAAGGTGGCCAACCAGCAGTTCATCAGCATGTCCACCGAGATCCAGCAGCGGCGCACGGCGGAAAACCGCCTGACCGAGTACCTCGGCGAGCTGGAGAACATCGTGTCGGCGCGCACCACCGAACTCAAGGCCAGCAACAGCCGCCTGAGCCAGTCAAACGAGGAACTGGAGCGGGCGCGGCGCACCGCGCTGGACATGGCGCAGGCGCGAGCGGCGTTCCTGGCCAACATGAGCCACGAAATCCGCACCCCGCTCAATGGCCTGCTGGGGATGATCGCACTGTCGCTGGACAGCCCCCTGAACGGGGAACAGCGCCAGCAGCTGTCGATCGCCCACGACTCGGGCAAGGTGCTGGTGGAATTGCTCAACGATATCCTCGACCTGTCCAAGTTCGACGCCGGGCAGCTGGAACTCGAGCGCATCCCGTTCGACCTCGGCGCCCTGGTCGAGGACACCGCCAACCTGCTCTCGCAGAATGCGGCGCCCAGCGTCGAGCTGACCTGCCTGGTGGACCCGCATTTCCCGGCCATGGTGCTCGGCGACCCGACCCGCGTGCGGCAGATCGTCAGTAACCTGCTGTCCAACGCGCTGAAGTTCACCCGCTTCGGCCGCGTCGATGTGCGCCTGAGCAGCCGCACCGGCGGGGTGCGCATCGAAGTTTGCGACACCGGCATCGGTATCGCCGAAGAGGCCCAGGTGAAGATCTTCCAGCCCTTCACCCAGGCCGGCGCCGGCATCACCCGGCAATTCGGCGGCACCGGCCTGGGCCTGGCCCTGACCAACAACCTCTGCGAGGCCATGAAGGGCCGCCTCACCATCAGCTCGGAGGCCGGTTTCGGCAGTCAGTTCATCGCCGACCTGCCGCTACCACCCCACACGCCGGCCCACAGCCTGCCGAAACTGCAGGGCAGCGTGATCGCGGTGAGCGCCGCCAGCAGCGGCCTGGCCGAGCTGCTGGGCAAGCTGCTGCCATTGTGGGGGGTGCGCTACCAGCGCTACGACAAGGATGCCGACCTCAGCGGGCTGACCCCCGACCTGCTGATCACCGATCACCTGGAGCGCCTGTTCGAGATGCGCCCCACCATCCGTGCGCCGATCCTGCTGGTGACCGCCTACGGCAATTTCCTGCCCACCGAGCAGGCCAATGCGGTGATGCCCTTGCAGCAACAGGCCCGCCCGCTGGCGCGCAATGCCTTGTACCAGGCGCTGCGGCGCATCCTCATGGGCGAAGAAGGGGCGCGCAGCGAGGGCCCGAGCGGCCAGCCGCCCTCCCCCGAGTTGCGCGCGCGCATCCTCCTGGTGGAGGACAACCCGGTCAATCAGCTAGTGGCCAAAGGCATGCTCAGCAAGCTCGGCTGCGAGGTGACGGTAGCGGCCCATGGCGGTGAGGCCTTGAGCGAGCTGGAGAATGGCGAGTTCGACCTGGTGCTGATGGACTGCAACATGCCGGTGATGAATGGCTACGAAGCCAGCCGGCGCATCCGCCAGAGCGGGCGCTGGCCACAATTGCCGATCGTTGCCCTGACCGCCAACGCCATGCCTGAGGAGCGCGAACGCTGCCGCGCCGCCGGCATGAGCGACTACCTCTCCAAGCCGTTTCGCCGCGAGGAGCTGGTGACCCTGATCGACCAGTGGGTACCGCTGATGTCCGGCCAGGACTGA
- a CDS encoding pyridoxal phosphate-dependent aminotransferase, whose translation MQFSKSNKLANVCYDIRGPVLKHAKRLEEEGHRILKLNIGNPAPFGFEAPVEILQDVIRNLPTAQGYSDSKGLFSARKAVMQYYQQKQVEGVGIEDIYLGNGVSELIVMSMQALLNNGDEVLIPAPDYPLWTAAVSLAGGNAVHYLCDEQANWWPDLQDIKAKITPNTKAMVIINPNNPTGAVYSKEVLLGMLEIARQHNLVVFSDEIYDKILYDDAVHVCTASLAPDLLCLTFNGLSKSYRVAGFRSGWVAISGPKHNAQSYIEGIDILANMRLCANVPSQHAIQTALGGYQSINDLVLPPGRLLEQRNRTWELLNDIPGVSCVKPMGALYAFPRIDPKVCPILNDEKFVLDLLLSEKLLVVQGTAFNWPWPDHFRVVTLPRVDDLEQAIGRIGHFLKSYRQ comes from the coding sequence ATGCAGTTCAGCAAATCGAACAAGCTTGCCAACGTCTGCTACGACATCCGCGGCCCGGTGCTCAAGCACGCCAAGCGCCTGGAAGAGGAAGGCCATCGCATCCTCAAGCTGAACATCGGCAACCCGGCCCCCTTCGGTTTCGAGGCACCGGTCGAGATTCTTCAGGATGTGATCCGCAATCTGCCTACCGCCCAGGGTTACAGCGACTCCAAGGGCCTGTTCAGCGCCCGCAAGGCGGTGATGCAGTACTACCAGCAAAAGCAGGTCGAAGGCGTCGGCATCGAAGACATCTACCTGGGCAACGGCGTTTCCGAGCTGATCGTGATGTCGATGCAGGCCCTGCTCAACAACGGCGACGAAGTGCTGATCCCGGCCCCCGACTACCCGCTCTGGACTGCCGCCGTAAGCCTGGCCGGCGGCAATGCAGTGCACTACCTGTGCGACGAACAGGCCAACTGGTGGCCGGACCTGCAGGACATCAAGGCCAAGATCACCCCTAACACCAAGGCCATGGTGATCATCAACCCTAACAACCCGACCGGTGCGGTGTATTCGAAGGAAGTGCTGCTGGGCATGCTGGAAATCGCCCGCCAGCACAACCTGGTGGTGTTCTCCGACGAAATCTACGACAAGATCCTCTACGACGATGCCGTGCATGTATGCACCGCCTCGCTGGCCCCGGACCTGCTGTGCCTGACTTTCAACGGCCTGTCCAAGTCCTACCGTGTGGCCGGTTTTCGCTCCGGCTGGGTGGCGATTTCCGGGCCCAAGCACAATGCCCAGAGCTACATCGAGGGGATCGACATCCTCGCCAACATGCGCCTGTGCGCCAACGTGCCGTCGCAGCACGCGATCCAGACGGCGTTGGGCGGTTACCAGAGCATCAACGACCTGGTGCTGCCGCCAGGCCGACTGCTGGAGCAGCGCAACCGCACCTGGGAGCTGCTCAACGATATCCCAGGGGTCAGCTGCGTAAAACCCATGGGCGCGCTGTATGCCTTCCCGCGCATCGACCCGAAGGTCTGCCCGATTCTCAACGACGAGAAGTTCGTGCTTGACCTGCTGCTCTCGGAGAAACTGCTGGTGGTGCAAGGCACGGCGTTCAACTGGCCATGGCCGGACCACTTCCGCGTGGTCACGCTGCCGCGCGTCGATGACCTGGAACAGGCCATCGGGCGTATCGGGCACTTCCTCAAGTCGTATCGGCAGTGA
- the htpX gene encoding protease HtpX → MMRILLFVATNLAVVFIANITLSLLGFNGIMAANGVDLNLHSLLIFCAVFGFAGSLISLFISKWMAKMSTGTQIISQPRTRHEQWLLQTVEQLSREAGIKMPEVGIFPAYEANAFATGWNRNDALVAVSQGLLERFSPDEVKAVLAHEIGHVANGDMVTLALVQGVVNTFVMFFARIIGNFVDKVIFKNEEGQGIAYYIATIVAELVLGVLASCIVMWFSRKREYRADEAGARLAGTGAMIGALQRLRSEQGVPVQMPDSLTAFGINGGLKHGLAGLFMSHPPLEDRIEALRRRG, encoded by the coding sequence ATGATGCGCATCTTGCTGTTCGTGGCCACCAACCTTGCCGTGGTGTTCATTGCCAACATTACGCTGAGCCTGCTGGGCTTCAACGGGATCATGGCGGCCAACGGCGTGGACCTCAATCTTCACTCGTTGCTGATCTTCTGCGCCGTGTTCGGCTTCGCCGGTTCGCTGATTTCGCTCTTCATCTCCAAGTGGATGGCGAAGATGAGCACCGGCACGCAGATCATCAGCCAGCCGCGCACCCGCCATGAACAATGGCTGCTGCAGACCGTCGAGCAGCTGTCCCGCGAAGCCGGCATCAAGATGCCCGAGGTCGGTATCTTCCCGGCCTACGAGGCCAACGCCTTCGCCACCGGCTGGAACCGCAACGACGCCCTGGTCGCGGTCAGCCAGGGCCTGCTCGAACGCTTCTCGCCGGACGAGGTCAAGGCGGTGCTGGCCCACGAGATCGGTCACGTCGCCAATGGCGACATGGTCACCCTGGCACTGGTGCAGGGCGTGGTGAACACCTTCGTGATGTTCTTCGCGCGCATCATCGGCAACTTCGTCGACAAGGTCATCTTCAAGAACGAGGAAGGCCAGGGCATCGCGTACTACATTGCGACCATCGTCGCCGAGCTGGTCCTGGGCGTGCTCGCCAGCTGCATCGTCATGTGGTTCTCGCGCAAGCGCGAATACCGCGCCGACGAAGCCGGCGCCCGCCTGGCCGGCACCGGCGCGATGATCGGGGCCCTGCAGCGCCTGCGCTCCGAACAGGGCGTGCCGGTGCAGATGCCCGACAGCCTGACCGCCTTCGGCATCAACGGCGGCCTCAAGCACGGCCTGGCCGGGCTGTTCATGAGCCACCCGCCCCTGGAAGATCGTATCGAGGCGCTGCGCCGCCGCGGCTGA
- a CDS encoding GAF domain-containing protein, with the protein MIDLQSAGDGLAGYGLLAAQVESLFADEHDFIANAAQFSAFLYNQVDDLNWAGFYLNRNEELVLGPFQGQVACVRIPFSKGVCGAAARTRQTQRVEDVHAFPGHIACDSASNSEVVIPLVKDGRLIGVLDLDSPTLARFSAEDQQGLEKLAEIFLRLTDCSGY; encoded by the coding sequence ATGATCGATCTGCAAAGTGCCGGCGACGGCTTGGCCGGCTACGGCCTGCTGGCTGCCCAGGTAGAGTCGCTGTTCGCCGACGAACACGATTTCATCGCCAACGCCGCACAATTCTCGGCCTTCCTCTACAACCAGGTCGACGACCTGAACTGGGCTGGCTTCTACCTCAACCGCAACGAAGAACTGGTACTGGGCCCGTTCCAGGGCCAGGTGGCCTGCGTGCGCATCCCCTTCAGCAAAGGCGTCTGCGGCGCAGCCGCGCGCACCCGGCAGACCCAGCGGGTGGAAGACGTGCACGCTTTCCCCGGCCATATCGCCTGCGACAGCGCGTCGAACAGTGAAGTGGTGATTCCGCTGGTCAAGGACGGTCGCCTGATCGGCGTACTCGACCTCGACAGCCCGACACTGGCGCGTTTTAGCGCCGAAGATCAGCAGGGGCTGGAGAAACTGGCCGAGATATTTCTGCGATTGACCGATTGCAGCGGGTATTGA
- a CDS encoding DUF2959 family protein, whose protein sequence is MRLILILLASLLLSGCQTGYFALMDKAGISRREMLVHRVQDARDAQVKARYAFSRAEDRYQAALHPSGNAPEVTLEQLHKAYADSDKAAAAVAPRVDNIEQVGDALFAEWRDELGRYKDPNLAASSRDEYQRSLAQYQQMLRSMRDAQSQVAPALAGMSDQMLQIKHRRNAQAISDLEDSERSVEGDLQPLLIDLQRSIDQAAGFAQTLQP, encoded by the coding sequence ATGCGCCTGATCCTGATTCTCCTCGCCAGCCTGCTCCTCAGCGGCTGCCAGACCGGCTACTTCGCCCTGATGGACAAGGCCGGCATCTCCAGACGCGAGATGCTCGTCCACCGTGTACAAGATGCGCGCGATGCCCAGGTCAAGGCGCGCTATGCCTTCAGCCGCGCCGAAGATCGCTACCAGGCGGCGCTGCATCCTTCGGGCAATGCCCCTGAAGTCACCCTCGAACAGCTGCACAAAGCCTATGCCGACAGCGACAAGGCTGCCGCCGCAGTGGCGCCACGGGTCGACAATATCGAGCAGGTGGGCGACGCGCTGTTCGCCGAATGGCGTGACGAACTGGGGCGCTACAAGGATCCCAATCTGGCCGCCAGCAGCCGCGATGAATACCAACGCAGCCTCGCCCAGTATCAGCAGATGCTGCGCAGCATGCGCGACGCTCAGAGTCAGGTGGCTCCCGCACTGGCCGGCATGAGTGATCAGATGTTGCAGATCAAGCATCGACGCAACGCTCAGGCCATCAGTGACCTGGAGGATTCCGAGCGCTCGGTGGAAGGCGACCTGCAGCCGCTGCTGATCGACCTGCAGCGCTCCATCGACCAGGCCGCCGGCTTTGCACAAACCCTGCAACCTTAG
- a CDS encoding class III extradiol ring-cleavage dioxygenase: MLPSLFISHGSPMLALEPGASGPALARLAARLPRPKAIVLVSAHWESRELLVASSPAPETWHDFGGFPAALFAVQYPAPGDPALAAQVADRLSAAGLPARLDPQRPFDHGAWVPLSLMYPAADIPVVQVSLPSQGGPALQHAVGQALAGLRGDGILLIGSGSITHNLRELDWHAGPESITPWARAFRDWMVERLQAADEPALFDYRSQAPHAQRNHPSDEHLLPLYFARGAGGEFALEHQGFTLGALGMDIYRFG; encoded by the coding sequence ATGTTGCCCAGCCTGTTCATCTCCCACGGTTCCCCCATGCTCGCCCTGGAGCCCGGCGCCAGCGGCCCAGCCCTGGCCCGTCTGGCCGCCAGACTGCCACGCCCCAAAGCCATCGTGCTGGTCTCCGCCCACTGGGAGAGCCGCGAATTATTGGTCGCCAGCAGCCCGGCCCCAGAGACCTGGCATGACTTCGGCGGCTTCCCTGCGGCGCTCTTCGCCGTGCAGTACCCCGCCCCCGGCGACCCGGCGCTGGCCGCACAGGTGGCCGACCGGCTGAGCGCTGCCGGCCTGCCGGCCCGCCTGGACCCACAGCGGCCGTTCGACCATGGCGCCTGGGTGCCGCTGTCGCTGATGTACCCGGCGGCCGACATTCCCGTGGTGCAGGTCTCGCTGCCGAGCCAAGGCGGCCCTGCGCTGCAGCACGCCGTGGGCCAGGCGTTGGCCGGCTTGCGCGGTGACGGCATCCTGCTGATCGGCTCGGGCAGCATCACCCACAATCTGCGCGAACTGGACTGGCACGCCGGGCCGGAAAGCATCACGCCCTGGGCGCGGGCCTTTCGCGACTGGATGGTGGAGCGCCTGCAGGCAGCCGACGAACCGGCCCTCTTTGACTACCGCAGCCAGGCGCCCCATGCCCAGCGCAATCACCCGAGCGACGAGCATCTGCTGCCGCTGTATTTCGCCCGTGGCGCAGGGGGTGAGTTCGCTCTGGAACATCAGGGGTTCACCCTGGGGGCTTTGGGGATGGATATCTACCGGTTCGGTTGA
- a CDS encoding spermidine synthase, whose protein sequence is MIRVLEVEDYRFLEFGDAIEQSCVFTADPTWLEYDYTRAMLIGALCHEQPDSALFLGLGAGTLTQACLQFLPLEDVECIELRPDVPRLAIEYLGLDDDPRLYVRVGDAVQLLPTAEPADLIFVDLYTDHGPAPAHLGWGFLESCQQRLNPGGWLVINQWAGDDGKPLGAALLRGLYHRHYWELPVKEGNVIVLVPADLEQSLDLPGLSQRAAALAPRLGYSLETLIAQIRPAS, encoded by the coding sequence ATGATCCGCGTGCTGGAGGTGGAGGATTACCGCTTTCTCGAGTTTGGCGACGCCATCGAGCAGAGCTGCGTGTTTACCGCCGACCCCACCTGGCTGGAATACGACTACACCCGCGCCATGCTCATTGGCGCGCTGTGCCACGAGCAGCCGGACAGCGCGCTGTTTCTCGGCCTTGGCGCCGGGACCTTGACCCAGGCATGCCTGCAGTTTCTGCCGCTCGAGGACGTCGAGTGCATCGAGCTGCGCCCCGACGTGCCGCGCCTGGCCATCGAGTACCTGGGCCTGGACGACGACCCGCGGCTCTACGTCCGGGTCGGTGACGCCGTGCAGTTGCTGCCGACGGCCGAGCCTGCGGATCTGATCTTCGTCGACCTCTACACCGACCACGGGCCGGCCCCGGCACATCTGGGCTGGGGGTTTCTGGAAAGCTGCCAGCAGCGCCTTAACCCCGGCGGCTGGCTGGTCATCAATCAGTGGGCTGGCGACGACGGCAAGCCGTTGGGCGCGGCATTGCTGCGCGGCCTCTACCATCGCCACTACTGGGAGTTGCCGGTGAAGGAGGGCAATGTGATCGTGCTGGTGCCGGCGGACCTGGAGCAGAGCCTGGACCTGCCCGGGCTGAGTCAGCGCGCCGCTGCCCTGGCGCCGCGCCTGGGCTATTCGCTGGAGACGCTGATCGCGCAGATCCGGCCTGCTTCCTGA
- the msrB gene encoding peptide-methionine (R)-S-oxide reductase MsrB has translation MEKIEKTLEEWKAMLDPEQYNVCRLSATERPFTGKYNTTKTDGVYHCICCELPLFDSKAKFDSGCGWPSFYEPIAEAAMTEIRDMSHGMIRTEVKCAKCDAHLGHVFPDGPKPTGLRYCINSVCLNLEPR, from the coding sequence ATGGAAAAGATCGAAAAAACCCTGGAAGAGTGGAAAGCCATGCTCGATCCAGAGCAGTACAACGTTTGCCGACTGTCCGCCACCGAGCGGCCGTTCACCGGCAAATACAACACCACCAAGACCGATGGCGTGTACCACTGCATCTGTTGCGAGCTGCCGCTGTTCGACTCCAAAGCCAAGTTCGACTCCGGGTGCGGCTGGCCCAGCTTCTACGAGCCGATCGCCGAGGCGGCCATGACCGAAATCCGCGACATGAGCCATGGCATGATCCGCACCGAAGTCAAATGTGCCAAATGTGACGCCCACCTGGGTCATGTGTTTCCCGACGGACCGAAGCCGACCGGCTTGCGCTACTGTATCAACTCCGTGTGCCTGAACCTGGAGCCACGCTGA
- a CDS encoding ATP-binding protein, which translates to MDPRLTAFLERADRLMARLEPLLPAPRPTIDWNHSLAARWQRDSRGGFLLPLEVSLDLRLDDLLGIDRQRQQLAGNTRQFLDGLPANHALLWGSRGTGKSSLVRALLAEHAAAGLRLIEIERDHLADLPRVVEQLLKLPQRFILFCDDLSFEAGEGDYRILKSVLDGSLEQAPDNVLLYATSNRRHLVPEKQTDNDKWQTVDGEVHPSEAVEDKIALSDRFGLWLSFYPFTQEHFLDVVEHWVGVLAGKAGLRWQRDEELEKLAVRWATGRGNRNGRCAYQFARYWVGLKLLEQHP; encoded by the coding sequence CTGGATCCTCGGCTGACCGCTTTCCTCGAACGTGCCGACCGCCTCATGGCTCGTCTGGAGCCGCTGTTGCCCGCGCCTCGTCCAACCATCGACTGGAACCACAGCCTGGCCGCCCGTTGGCAGCGTGACAGCCGCGGCGGTTTCCTGCTGCCGCTGGAAGTCAGCCTGGACCTGCGCCTGGACGACCTGCTGGGCATCGACCGCCAGCGTCAGCAACTGGCCGGCAACACGCGCCAGTTCCTCGACGGCCTGCCGGCCAACCACGCCTTGCTGTGGGGATCGCGCGGCACCGGCAAGTCTTCGTTGGTGCGAGCGCTGCTGGCCGAACACGCCGCTGCGGGCCTGCGCCTGATCGAGATCGAACGCGATCACCTGGCCGACCTGCCGCGGGTGGTCGAGCAACTGCTCAAGTTGCCGCAGCGCTTCATTCTGTTCTGCGACGATTTATCCTTCGAGGCGGGCGAGGGCGATTACCGTATCCTCAAGAGCGTGCTCGACGGCTCGCTGGAGCAGGCGCCGGACAACGTGCTGCTGTACGCCACGTCCAACCGTCGCCACCTGGTGCCGGAAAAGCAGACCGACAACGACAAGTGGCAGACCGTCGACGGCGAAGTGCACCCCAGCGAAGCCGTCGAAGACAAGATTGCCCTGTCCGACCGTTTCGGCCTGTGGCTGTCGTTCTACCCCTTTACCCAGGAGCACTTTCTCGACGTGGTCGAGCACTGGGTCGGCGTACTGGCCGGCAAGGCCGGGCTGCGCTGGCAACGTGACGAAGAGCTGGAGAAACTGGCGGTGCGCTGGGCTACGGGCCGCGGCAACCGCAACGGCCGCTGCGCCTATCAATTTGCCCGCTATTGGGTGGGCCTGAAACTGCTGGAGCAACATCCATGA